The Fulvivirga ligni genome window below encodes:
- a CDS encoding potassium/proton antiporter, protein MELNYFYTILIISILLIISVLTGKLASKFGISSLLGILAIGLALGNGGVYDFDYNNPLLTLKISQIALCFILFSGGFSTRWKKLREVAPQGISLATIGTLATSLITGLAVHIIFSWSMLESLLLGAVISSTDAAAVFSILASSNLKLKNNINYVLEFESGTNDPMAYFLTISLTSLISSPDMNGWMILPHFLWNTIFGIVSGYGIGSLIFLLIKRSKLKKGQTPMMLLAAVLFIFALNELCGGSAFLAVYVAGITLGNKKWDNVDYNLNFYEGLAWLMEAVLFLVLGLQVYITNLSEIYLSGLMISVILIFIARPIATWFTYLFLKKRTWQHKTFISWVGLKGATPIVFALIPLVEGLTVSEYIFNVSFIVVISSILIQGSTVAWLGKILKLGQ, encoded by the coding sequence TAAGCTCGCCTCCAAGTTTGGTATTTCCTCCTTATTGGGCATACTAGCCATAGGACTAGCTTTAGGCAATGGAGGGGTTTATGATTTTGATTATAATAATCCCCTTCTCACCTTAAAAATCAGTCAGATTGCACTTTGTTTTATCCTTTTCTCTGGCGGTTTTTCAACCCGATGGAAAAAGTTAAGAGAAGTAGCCCCTCAGGGAATTTCTCTTGCTACCATTGGCACTCTAGCTACCTCCCTTATTACGGGGCTGGCAGTGCACATCATCTTTTCATGGTCTATGTTAGAGTCTTTGCTGTTGGGGGCCGTAATCTCCTCTACAGATGCCGCTGCGGTATTTTCCATATTGGCCAGCAGCAATCTTAAGCTGAAGAATAACATCAACTATGTACTAGAATTTGAATCGGGCACCAATGACCCGATGGCCTATTTTCTTACAATTAGCCTCACCAGCCTCATCTCCTCGCCTGATATGAACGGCTGGATGATTCTCCCGCATTTCCTATGGAATACTATTTTCGGAATAGTGTCAGGTTATGGAATTGGCTCCTTGATCTTTCTTCTGATAAAAAGATCAAAACTTAAGAAAGGCCAAACTCCTATGATGCTCCTGGCTGCTGTACTTTTCATTTTTGCTCTGAATGAGCTCTGCGGTGGCAGCGCCTTCCTGGCGGTATACGTGGCCGGAATCACTTTAGGCAATAAAAAATGGGATAATGTAGATTACAACCTTAATTTCTATGAAGGCTTGGCCTGGCTAATGGAAGCAGTGCTATTTCTGGTTTTAGGCCTTCAGGTATATATTACCAATCTGAGCGAAATATACTTATCAGGATTAATGATAAGCGTAATTCTAATCTTTATAGCCAGACCAATTGCCACGTGGTTTACTTACCTGTTTTTGAAGAAGAGAACCTGGCAGCATAAAACCTTCATTTCATGGGTTGGCTTAAAAGGTGCCACGCCCATTGTGTTCGCACTCATCCCACTGGTGGAAGGCCTCACGGTGTCAGAATATATCTTTAACGTTTCCTTTATTGTAGTGATATCCTCCATCCTCATTCAAGGATCTACCGTGGCGTGGCTGGGTAAGATTTTAAAGCTTGGGCAATAA